From a region of the Sphingopyxis sp. YR583 genome:
- a CDS encoding GNAT family N-acetyltransferase — translation MTGTDGEARMGMRIEDIVVDCTLNDGTAVRLRTINPDDAPLIREGIAKLSAESRYLRFFSPAPVLPDAVVQRLADVDGHDHIAWGAICSDCPGRPPIGAVHAVRHRHDGPVGEFSVAVLDEFHGLGLARMMTAALLVHCRAEGLDRLDVHMLSENAAARRLVKSLGAAWAVESAGVAEYRLDVADAIASLRADADAPGVQDVLRALEGDGEGEGRAG, via the coding sequence ATGACCGGAACCGACGGAGAGGCACGCATGGGCATGCGGATCGAAGATATCGTCGTGGATTGCACGCTCAACGACGGCACCGCGGTGCGCCTGCGCACGATCAATCCCGACGATGCGCCGCTGATCCGCGAAGGCATTGCGAAGCTGTCGGCGGAGTCGCGCTATCTGCGCTTTTTCTCGCCCGCGCCGGTGCTGCCCGATGCGGTGGTGCAAAGGCTCGCAGATGTCGACGGGCACGACCATATCGCGTGGGGCGCGATTTGCAGCGACTGCCCCGGGCGGCCACCGATCGGCGCGGTGCACGCGGTGCGCCACCGGCACGACGGGCCGGTCGGCGAATTTTCGGTCGCGGTGCTCGACGAATTTCACGGACTGGGGCTGGCGCGGATGATGACCGCGGCGCTGCTCGTCCATTGCCGCGCCGAGGGGCTGGATAGGCTCGACGTGCATATGCTGTCGGAAAATGCCGCGGCGCGGCGGCTGGTCAAATCGCTGGGCGCGGCGTGGGCTGTCGAGTCGGCGGGGGTCGCCGAATATCGGCTCGATGTCGCGGACGCGATCGCATCGCTGCGCGCCGATGCCGATGCGCCGGGGGTGCAGGATGTCTTGCGCGCGCTGGAAGGCGATGGGGAAGGCGAAGGTCGGGCGGGCTAG